The following are from one region of the Chloracidobacterium sp. genome:
- the ytxJ gene encoding bacillithiol system redox-active protein YtxJ, producing MPASFRTIGSFDDLDDAFERSNVEPVVVLKHSNRCGISFDIFEQMHDFDGEVNVVVIQESRAVSDAVAERTGHRHQSPQAFVIRDGRAVYHATHYAIDPIAIGRAVRESE from the coding sequence ATGCCGGCATCATTTCGAACTATTGGATCATTTGACGACCTCGATGATGCGTTCGAGCGATCGAACGTCGAGCCGGTCGTTGTTCTGAAACACAGCAACCGCTGCGGTATCAGCTTCGACATCTTCGAGCAGATGCACGATTTTGACGGTGAGGTCAATGTCGTCGTCATCCAGGAATCGCGAGCGGTTTCGGATGCGGTTGCCGAGCGAACAGGCCATCGGCATCAATCGCCGCAGGCTTTCGTTATCAGAGACGGCCGTGCGGTATATCACGCCACGCATTACGCGATCGACCCAATAGCGATCGGCCGGGCGGTAAGGGAGTCGGAATAG
- the mtnA gene encoding S-methyl-5-thioribose-1-phosphate isomerase, which yields MNLNIIPVKWSDEGVLMLDQRLLPTEEKWLTLRTYVEVAAGIKDMVVRGAPAIGVSAAYGVALGARQFVGTNIDDLEEELDYICSVLGATRPTAVNLFWAIDRMKRTFQKAKAEGKSVSEAKQILADDARAIHDEDIESQRLIAKFGGELIADNSTVLTHCNAGALATGGVWGTALGVIRGAVDQGKTISVIADETRPYLQGARLTAWELMQDDIPVTLITDNMSGHIMKKGDVHAVVVGSDRIAANGDVANKIGTYMVAVLAQRHGIPFYVAAPLSTVDLNCPTGEEIPIEERDIREVTHVKDIQLAPDDTLVSNYAFDVTPNDLVTAIITEKGVARAPYTESLKKQFEGTS from the coding sequence ATGAACCTGAACATCATTCCTGTTAAATGGTCTGACGAAGGCGTGTTGATGCTCGACCAGCGTCTGCTGCCGACCGAGGAGAAATGGCTGACGCTCCGAACCTATGTTGAGGTTGCCGCCGGCATCAAAGACATGGTCGTCCGCGGAGCTCCGGCGATCGGCGTTTCAGCGGCCTACGGCGTAGCCCTCGGTGCCAGGCAATTTGTTGGAACGAATATCGACGATCTTGAAGAAGAGCTCGATTATATCTGCAGCGTGCTTGGTGCAACGCGTCCGACGGCGGTAAACCTATTCTGGGCGATCGACCGCATGAAACGCACATTTCAAAAGGCAAAAGCGGAGGGGAAATCGGTCAGCGAGGCCAAGCAAATACTTGCCGACGATGCCAGGGCGATACACGACGAAGATATCGAATCGCAGCGTCTGATCGCCAAGTTCGGCGGCGAGCTGATCGCAGATAATTCGACTGTCCTGACCCATTGCAATGCCGGAGCACTCGCCACCGGCGGCGTTTGGGGAACCGCCCTTGGCGTTATTCGCGGAGCCGTCGATCAGGGCAAGACGATATCCGTGATCGCTGACGAAACAAGGCCCTATCTGCAGGGAGCACGCCTGACGGCATGGGAATTGATGCAGGACGACATTCCCGTCACGCTCATCACCGATAATATGAGCGGCCACATAATGAAGAAAGGCGACGTCCATGCCGTCGTTGTCGGCTCTGACCGGATCGCCGCAAATGGCGACGTTGCCAACAAGATCGGGACGTATATGGTCGCCGTGCTCGCACAGCGTCACGGCATACCGTTCTATGTCGCCGCTCCGCTTTCGACCGTCGATCTCAATTGCCCGACCGGCGAAGAGATTCCGATCGAGGAACGCGATATCCGCGAGGTAACACACGTCAAAGACATTCAGCTTGCGCCCGACGACACGCTCGTCAGCAACTATGCTTTCGACGTTACGCCGAACGACCTCGTCACGGCGATAATCACCGAAAAAGGCGTCGCGCGTGCCCCGTACACCGAGAGCCTGAAGAAGCAATTCGAAGGTACGAGCTAA
- a CDS encoding TonB family protein → MGKILKYCSSCDEGFAERFAFCPDCGASLQAFEMNPISKDEVVADAAPTPSILTVEPSASVEASADASVWEQPDITIEEPVDEVPVTPEVVASEPNDVFEPEIAAVDEVRSSVPYIRSRPVSADEPRAVSQPSNVTRDDDGGYYVTVIQETNVKQRNVLLLGSTFFVISAVLLSWAVSLFQKDLGVGSIGDDYSIALLLDSVPMPVEEEEQQKKDDKDGGGGGGGGREDKEETSQGDLADQSRTPTRPPDAKVFRSDNFELKTPPPQTEGDRKFDKQYDRWGDPNSKFAGISNGPGTGGGQGTGTGTGQGSGSGTGTGSGTGSGSGSGIGDGNGGGTGSGGSGPPPRAPAVTVNYRILAKPKATYTDAARTNNVQGNVRLKVTLLASGQVGSITPVTRLPHGLTEQAIAAARQIRFEPKKVNGVPVTINVTIDYGFTMY, encoded by the coding sequence ATGGGAAAGATTTTAAAGTATTGCAGTTCGTGTGATGAGGGATTTGCCGAAAGGTTTGCGTTTTGTCCTGATTGTGGTGCATCGCTGCAAGCTTTCGAGATGAATCCGATATCAAAGGACGAAGTTGTGGCTGATGCGGCTCCCACTCCGTCGATCTTGACCGTAGAGCCTTCAGCGTCGGTCGAAGCATCGGCAGATGCTTCGGTTTGGGAGCAGCCCGATATCACGATCGAAGAGCCGGTCGACGAAGTGCCGGTCACTCCCGAAGTGGTCGCGTCGGAGCCGAACGATGTTTTTGAACCGGAGATTGCGGCGGTAGACGAAGTGCGATCTTCGGTTCCATACATCCGATCACGTCCGGTTTCTGCTGATGAGCCGCGAGCGGTCTCGCAGCCGTCCAATGTTACCCGCGACGATGACGGCGGTTATTACGTAACCGTAATTCAGGAGACGAATGTAAAGCAGAGGAACGTTCTTTTGCTTGGCTCGACGTTTTTTGTCATTTCGGCCGTTCTTTTGAGCTGGGCCGTCTCTCTATTTCAAAAAGACCTAGGAGTCGGGTCGATCGGCGACGATTATTCGATCGCATTGTTGCTTGACAGCGTTCCGATGCCGGTCGAGGAAGAGGAACAGCAGAAAAAAGACGATAAGGATGGCGGCGGAGGCGGCGGTGGTGGCCGCGAAGATAAAGAAGAGACTTCGCAGGGTGACCTTGCCGATCAATCAAGGACGCCTACACGTCCGCCCGATGCAAAGGTATTTCGCAGCGACAATTTTGAATTGAAAACCCCTCCGCCGCAAACCGAAGGCGACCGGAAGTTTGACAAGCAATATGACCGTTGGGGTGATCCGAATTCGAAATTCGCGGGGATTTCCAATGGCCCCGGGACCGGCGGCGGTCAGGGCACCGGAACCGGTACCGGCCAGGGAAGCGGATCTGGAACCGGAACCGGCAGCGGTACGGGATCGGGCAGTGGCAGCGGTATCGGTGACGGCAACGGCGGTGGAACGGGTTCGGGCGGTTCAGGCCCGCCTCCGCGAGCTCCGGCGGTCACGGTCAACTATCGCATACTCGCAAAACCCAAGGCGACCTACACCGATGCGGCCCGTACGAACAACGTTCAGGGCAACGTCCGTTTGAAGGTCACGCTTTTGGCATCCGGACAGGTTGGATCGATCACTCCGGTCACGCGTCTGCCGCACGGTTTGACGGAACAGGCGATCGCGGCGGCGAGGCAGATCCGTTTTGAGCCGAAAAAGGTAAATGGCGTGCCGGTTACCATCAACGTAACGATCGATTACGGATTCACGATGTATTAA
- the glgP gene encoding alpha-glucan family phosphorylase — translation MDLTFRSFNPLGIQLPEPIRALDRISKNFYWSWHPEGVELFREIDAKLWDDCEQHPLKMLADAGELRLWQKAAEPDYVEKLNRFAERFDAYMAERPRYFDNGPTPEHPVAYLCAEYGVHNSLPNYSGGLGILAGDHLKSASDMNVPLVAIGLLYRYGYFRQDIAHDGWQEEHYSNIFDLGLSITPVVKPTGETVRIMVRIRGREVHAQAWLAQVGRIKLYLLDTNVEGNSEVDRMITGHLYGGDTETRIVQEKVLGIGGVRLLRKLGISPSVFHLNEGHAAFSTLELVHEYIAANPQASFEEAQAAVRQQCVFTTHTPVAAGNDVFLPETLAGCFSPEYIASLKLDADAFNALGRVDPANKDEAFGMTPFALRMTRSANGVAEKHGEVSRELWRAMFPDEAEVPITHVTNGVHPPTWIAPAFQDLYLDIIGPDWKDLTHDSGSWASAVSDLPDAEIWQRHMTLKNLLISFIRSRTRAKETGVRDTINERMETAGLFSPDVLTIGFARRVAQYKRWNLILSDIDRLLKMVDHADTPVQFVFAGKAHPQDRTAKQILQDLMSINHESNWQRRAVFIEDYDQEVARYLVHGVDVWMNVPRRPHEASGTSGMKAAMNGVLNFSILDGWWIEGYNGTNGFSIGDMRDFQSDEEIDAIEADALYSSLENEVIPAFYDRDATGLPTAWIARMKDSIATLTPQFSSDRMVSDYIERIYTVR, via the coding sequence ATGGATCTAACTTTTCGCTCTTTCAACCCCTTGGGCATTCAGCTTCCTGAGCCGATCAGGGCTTTGGACCGCATATCGAAGAACTTCTATTGGTCGTGGCATCCGGAAGGCGTCGAACTTTTTCGCGAGATCGATGCGAAGCTCTGGGATGACTGCGAACAGCATCCGCTGAAGATGCTGGCCGATGCCGGCGAGCTCCGGCTTTGGCAAAAAGCAGCAGAGCCCGATTACGTCGAGAAGCTTAACCGCTTTGCCGAGCGGTTTGATGCCTATATGGCCGAGCGTCCGAGATATTTTGACAACGGGCCGACACCCGAACATCCGGTAGCCTATCTTTGTGCCGAATACGGCGTTCACAATTCCCTGCCGAACTATTCCGGCGGTCTCGGGATACTCGCCGGCGATCATCTCAAATCGGCCAGCGACATGAACGTTCCGCTTGTCGCCATCGGCCTCTTGTATCGATATGGTTATTTCCGGCAGGACATCGCTCACGACGGTTGGCAGGAAGAGCATTACTCGAACATCTTTGATCTTGGCCTTTCTATCACGCCTGTGGTAAAGCCGACGGGCGAGACGGTAAGGATAATGGTCCGGATCCGCGGACGCGAGGTCCACGCTCAGGCATGGCTTGCTCAGGTCGGGCGGATCAAGCTTTATTTGCTCGATACGAACGTCGAAGGCAACAGCGAGGTCGACCGGATGATCACCGGACATCTCTACGGCGGGGACACCGAGACGAGGATCGTTCAGGAGAAGGTGCTCGGAATCGGCGGTGTCAGATTGCTGAGAAAGCTGGGGATCTCGCCCTCGGTTTTCCACCTGAACGAAGGCCACGCTGCGTTTTCGACCTTAGAGCTGGTGCATGAGTACATCGCCGCAAACCCGCAGGCAAGTTTCGAAGAGGCTCAAGCAGCGGTCCGTCAGCAATGCGTTTTCACGACACATACTCCGGTCGCCGCAGGCAACGATGTTTTCCTGCCCGAGACACTCGCCGGCTGCTTCAGCCCTGAATACATCGCATCGCTAAAGCTTGATGCCGACGCTTTCAACGCGCTCGGACGCGTCGACCCGGCGAACAAAGATGAGGCGTTCGGGATGACGCCTTTCGCTTTACGGATGACACGATCTGCCAATGGCGTTGCCGAAAAACACGGCGAGGTTTCGCGAGAGCTGTGGCGTGCGATGTTCCCTGATGAAGCCGAGGTCCCGATCACACACGTCACCAACGGTGTTCATCCGCCGACTTGGATCGCACCGGCCTTTCAGGACCTGTATCTCGACATCATCGGTCCCGATTGGAAAGATCTTACGCACGATAGCGGCAGCTGGGCATCGGCTGTAAGCGACCTGCCAGATGCCGAGATCTGGCAGCGGCACATGACGCTCAAGAATCTGCTGATATCCTTCATCCGCAGCCGGACGCGGGCAAAGGAAACAGGCGTCCGCGACACGATCAACGAACGGATGGAAACGGCCGGACTTTTTTCGCCCGATGTACTGACGATAGGATTCGCAAGGCGTGTCGCCCAGTACAAACGCTGGAACCTTATCCTTTCGGACATCGATCGATTATTGAAAATGGTCGACCACGCCGATACGCCGGTCCAGTTCGTATTCGCTGGCAAAGCTCATCCGCAGGATCGCACCGCAAAGCAGATACTTCAGGACCTGATGTCGATAAACCACGAATCGAATTGGCAGAGGCGTGCTGTATTCATCGAAGACTACGATCAGGAGGTCGCCAGATACCTTGTCCATGGCGTCGACGTCTGGATGAATGTACCGCGTCGTCCTCATGAGGCGAGCGGGACGAGCGGGATGAAAGCTGCGATGAACGGCGTGCTTAATTTCTCGATCCTCGACGGCTGGTGGATCGAAGGCTACAACGGCACGAATGGTTTTTCGATCGGTGATATGCGGGATTTTCAAAGCGACGAAGAGATCGATGCGATCGAGGCCGATGCACTTTATTCATCGCTTGAGAATGAGGTGATACCGGCATTTTACGATCGCGATGCGACGGGATTGCCAACGGCATGGATCGCACGAATGAAGGATTCGATCGCGACGCTTACGCCTCAATTTTCGAGCGACAGGATGGTGAGCGATTATATCGAGCGGATCTATACCGTCCGATAA
- a CDS encoding DUF971 domain-containing protein — translation MIEPVKIIEENDAEITIEWSDDSITHYQAPGLRRACPCAGCINEWTGEKMLRDDQVADDISFRHISIVGRYALNFHFSDGHDTGIFSFEYLRKFSSKQ, via the coding sequence ATGATCGAACCGGTCAAGATAATCGAAGAGAACGACGCTGAGATCACGATCGAATGGTCCGATGACAGCATTACACATTACCAAGCGCCCGGACTCAGGCGTGCGTGTCCGTGTGCCGGGTGCATCAATGAATGGACCGGTGAAAAGATGCTTCGTGACGATCAGGTGGCCGATGATATCTCGTTTCGGCACATTTCCATTGTCGGGCGCTATGCGTTGAATTTCCATTTCTCAGATGGTCACGACACCGGCATATTCAGCTTCGAGTACCTCAGGAAATTTTCTTCCAAACAATAA
- a CDS encoding insulinase family protein, which yields MKIFIDFVTRSAAIFVAAMLLIGPAFGQSSVLVPQQEKLLNGLKVQMWPDKTSQKVEVKLRIHAGASFDPQGKEGQMKMLAEAIFPNSSSREYFADDLGGTLELITNYDYIQINASSRPDAFLTLLETLAGAVSNPSLDKETTAAVKAMVTALEAEAGKDPAYVADRGAAAKLFGSFPYGRPILGTQRSLEKIDFADLRFAYDRLFGADNATLAVSGNFDPALAYRAARRFFGSWLKSDKKVPSTFRQPEAPDAAPQMIDSPDPSRKEVRIAIRGFSRNDKDHFAAEVARSIIESRLRSRLGAERSTAAFVRLESHILPGALVVGFSNIMFQPVTGADGANKLEAAELTKKILSEEITDSEYSAALAVARSERARKDKVTDWLDGDTYRIVSVKADTEAQTRIAIADVKRVMAKLAGAPMAIIIVTGPNAEAK from the coding sequence ATGAAGATCTTTATTGATTTTGTTACCCGCTCGGCGGCGATTTTCGTCGCCGCAATGTTATTAATTGGGCCGGCATTCGGCCAGTCATCCGTCCTTGTGCCGCAGCAAGAGAAATTGCTCAATGGGCTCAAGGTGCAGATGTGGCCGGACAAAACATCGCAAAAGGTCGAGGTGAAACTTCGGATACATGCCGGAGCATCATTTGACCCGCAGGGAAAGGAAGGCCAGATGAAGATGTTGGCCGAGGCCATCTTCCCGAATAGTTCGTCCCGCGAATACTTCGCAGACGATCTTGGCGGCACTCTCGAGCTGATCACTAATTACGATTACATTCAGATCAATGCGTCATCGCGTCCGGATGCATTCCTGACGCTTCTCGAAACGCTTGCCGGTGCAGTTTCAAATCCGAGTCTCGACAAAGAAACGACAGCAGCGGTCAAAGCGATGGTGACCGCCCTCGAGGCCGAAGCCGGAAAAGACCCGGCATATGTTGCGGATCGAGGTGCCGCAGCGAAGCTGTTTGGCTCATTTCCTTATGGCCGACCGATCCTGGGCACGCAGCGATCATTGGAAAAGATCGATTTCGCAGACCTTCGGTTCGCATACGATCGGCTTTTCGGTGCCGACAATGCGACGCTTGCCGTAAGCGGCAATTTCGACCCGGCCCTGGCGTATCGTGCTGCCCGACGGTTCTTTGGTTCGTGGCTCAAATCAGACAAGAAAGTGCCGTCGACCTTTCGTCAGCCCGAGGCTCCCGACGCAGCTCCTCAGATGATCGATTCGCCGGACCCATCTCGAAAAGAGGTTCGGATCGCGATACGCGGTTTTTCCCGCAATGACAAGGATCATTTTGCGGCCGAGGTCGCGAGATCGATCATCGAAAGCCGATTGCGGTCGAGGCTCGGTGCCGAACGAAGTACCGCCGCTTTCGTCAGACTCGAATCCCATATCTTACCGGGTGCATTGGTGGTCGGTTTTTCAAACATCATGTTCCAACCTGTCACCGGGGCAGATGGGGCCAATAAACTAGAGGCAGCTGAATTAACAAAAAAGATACTTTCCGAGGAGATCACTGACAGTGAATATTCCGCTGCTCTCGCTGTCGCTCGGTCTGAACGGGCACGAAAGGACAAGGTCACCGATTGGCTTGATGGTGACACGTATCGCATAGTATCGGTAAAGGCCGATACTGAGGCTCAAACCCGTATCGCGATCGCAGACGTGAAACGGGTAATGGCGAAACTTGCGGGAGCGCCGATGGCCATCATCATTGTCACTGGTCCAAATGCCGAAGCAAAATAA
- a CDS encoding electron transfer flavoprotein-ubiquinone oxidoreductase — MIEREQIEMDVVFVGAGPANLAAALHLKSEIARHDELIDRGIKHGRKIGEIEIGIVEKGSFVGAHILSGAVMDPKAIRELMPDFLEQGCPVDTVVTEDAAWYLTENRKINAPIVPPPLKNKGKYILSLSKMCEWLGEKCEEAGINVFPEFPAAEVLYDENDRVIGIRTGDKGIDKEGRPKPNFEPGVDLLAKVTVLGEGSRGSLAKQLMARLGLMEGKEPQVFSIGVKELWELPAGRFPEGKVVHTLGFPSDTQTYGGGWVYGMKDNIVSIGYVTGLDYVDPNIDPHAEFQKFKTHPAIAEILEGGKMIKYGAKTINAGGYWTMPKLFADGVLLVGDSASFLNGQRIKGIHTAMKSGMLAAETIVGALEHEDFTSKTLRHYDEKVNLSWIYDELHPVRNFHGAFQKGRWSALINSGLQFLTKGLAWGFMPKEHHVAGHERMAKLTESGKWQTENGSRYSNVPFDKEYTFDKVTDVFHAGVSHDEDQPSHLHVLDTEICATRCVEEYGNPCQRFCPAAVYEMEENPGTGRKELKVNFSNCVHCKTCDIADPYQIINWVTPEGGGGPNYKGM; from the coding sequence ATGATCGAACGCGAACAGATCGAGATGGACGTCGTCTTCGTCGGAGCCGGACCGGCGAACCTTGCGGCGGCTTTACACCTTAAGAGCGAGATCGCACGTCATGACGAGCTGATCGACCGCGGCATCAAACACGGACGCAAGATCGGCGAGATCGAGATCGGCATCGTCGAAAAAGGCTCGTTCGTCGGGGCACACATCCTGTCGGGTGCCGTTATGGACCCGAAAGCGATCCGCGAGCTTATGCCCGACTTTCTTGAGCAGGGCTGTCCGGTCGACACCGTTGTGACGGAGGATGCGGCGTGGTATCTGACCGAAAACCGGAAGATCAATGCACCGATCGTTCCTCCGCCGCTCAAGAACAAGGGCAAGTACATCCTCAGCCTATCAAAGATGTGTGAATGGCTTGGCGAAAAGTGCGAAGAGGCCGGCATCAACGTCTTTCCCGAATTTCCGGCCGCCGAGGTGCTTTACGACGAAAATGACCGTGTCATCGGCATCAGGACAGGCGATAAAGGGATCGACAAGGAAGGCCGTCCGAAGCCGAATTTCGAGCCCGGTGTTGACCTTTTGGCAAAGGTGACGGTCCTCGGCGAAGGCTCGCGAGGTTCGCTTGCAAAACAGCTTATGGCAAGGCTCGGCCTGATGGAAGGCAAGGAGCCGCAGGTCTTTTCGATCGGGGTCAAAGAGCTGTGGGAATTGCCGGCAGGACGATTTCCGGAAGGCAAGGTCGTCCACACGCTCGGCTTTCCTTCAGACACCCAGACCTACGGTGGCGGGTGGGTCTACGGTATGAAGGACAACATCGTCAGTATCGGTTACGTTACCGGCCTTGATTACGTTGATCCGAACATCGACCCGCATGCCGAGTTTCAGAAGTTCAAAACGCATCCTGCGATCGCCGAGATACTCGAAGGCGGCAAGATGATCAAATACGGTGCGAAGACCATCAATGCCGGCGGCTATTGGACGATGCCAAAGCTCTTTGCCGACGGTGTGCTTCTGGTCGGCGATTCGGCTTCGTTTCTCAATGGCCAGCGGATCAAAGGCATCCATACGGCGATGAAATCAGGGATGCTTGCCGCAGAGACCATCGTAGGTGCACTGGAGCACGAAGATTTCACGTCAAAAACGCTCCGTCATTACGACGAGAAGGTGAACCTGAGCTGGATATACGACGAGCTTCATCCTGTGAGGAATTTTCATGGTGCGTTCCAGAAAGGGCGCTGGTCGGCTCTTATCAATTCGGGTCTGCAGTTCCTGACCAAGGGCCTTGCCTGGGGCTTTATGCCGAAAGAGCATCATGTCGCCGGACACGAACGGATGGCTAAATTGACCGAGAGCGGAAAATGGCAGACGGAGAATGGAAGCCGCTATTCGAATGTGCCTTTCGACAAGGAATATACTTTCGACAAGGTGACCGACGTCTTTCATGCCGGCGTATCGCATGACGAGGATCAGCCGTCGCATCTTCATGTCCTCGATACTGAGATCTGTGCGACGCGATGTGTCGAGGAATACGGCAATCCGTGTCAGCGGTTCTGTCCGGCAGCCGTCTATGAGATGGAAGAGAACCCGGGGACCGGACGAAAGGAACTGAAAGTGAATTTCTCGAACTGCGTCCACTGCAAGACGTGTGACATTGCCGACCCGTATCAGATCATCAATTGGGTCACTCCCGAAGGCGGAGGTGGGCCGAATTACAAAGGGATGTAA
- the ubiE gene encoding bifunctional demethylmenaquinone methyltransferase/2-methoxy-6-polyprenyl-1,4-benzoquinol methylase UbiE → MPKQNNLDQQRTRGELEHAKAVRAMFSGIAGRYDVLNHVLSANIDKRWRRKVRSKLSDILEDDNASVLDVACGTGDLSIELQSGSNAKVIATDFCRPMLEVARTKSKSIPFVEGDALSLAFDDRQFDAVTIAFGLRNLANFKDGLSELYRVLKPGGRLVVLEFSSPVVPGFRGVFRFYFSNILPRIGGLISGERGAYEYLPDSVSKFPDQGALSDLMSATGFESVSYTNLSGGIAAIHVGIRPLR, encoded by the coding sequence ATGCCGAAGCAAAATAACCTGGATCAGCAACGAACACGCGGTGAACTCGAGCATGCCAAGGCCGTCAGGGCAATGTTCTCGGGCATTGCCGGGCGCTATGACGTTCTTAACCATGTGCTTTCGGCAAATATTGACAAGCGATGGCGAAGAAAGGTCCGTTCAAAGCTCTCGGACATCCTTGAAGACGACAATGCCTCGGTGCTCGACGTCGCATGCGGTACCGGCGACCTCTCGATCGAACTCCAATCAGGCAGCAACGCAAAGGTGATAGCAACTGATTTTTGCAGACCGATGCTTGAGGTCGCTCGAACAAAATCAAAGTCGATCCCCTTTGTCGAAGGCGATGCGTTAAGCCTCGCTTTTGATGACAGGCAATTTGATGCCGTAACGATCGCTTTTGGTCTGCGCAACCTCGCGAATTTCAAAGACGGCCTTTCGGAACTTTATCGTGTTCTGAAACCGGGTGGCCGGCTGGTCGTTCTTGAATTCTCGTCGCCCGTAGTTCCGGGTTTTCGGGGCGTCTTTCGATTTTATTTTTCAAATATACTACCGCGGATCGGCGGACTCATCAGCGGAGAACGCGGGGCCTATGAGTACCTCCCGGATTCGGTTTCAAAGTTTCCTGACCAGGGTGCACTTTCAGATCTGATGTCGGCGACCGGCTTCGAATCCGTCAGCTACACGAACCTTTCCGGAGGCATCGCGGCGATCCATGTCGGGATCCGACCGCTTCGCTGA
- a CDS encoding DoxX family protein, with the protein MKIETVLDGLHASVTRRRWTQLFTAFVRVLLGLAFIPPSIPKIMHKPFTVLPDSNPVGAYFNALYNTGYYYDFLGWSQLIAAILLLIPRTSHIGTLIFFPIIVNIAVLTSSVGFKGTWAITILMSLAGLYLVCWEYDRLKPIVFRSRSQRASGYSWQFLTIPLFFAAGGFAMSGIWRLMMLGNLSNYLWAGAVLAAVGFVFGILVTMHYRFMPVGSLAGDEHGSETQQPRANTSDHQ; encoded by the coding sequence ATGAAGATCGAGACGGTATTGGACGGCCTGCACGCATCGGTAACGCGGCGGCGATGGACACAGTTGTTCACTGCATTTGTCCGCGTTTTGCTCGGATTGGCATTCATACCACCAAGCATCCCGAAGATAATGCATAAGCCTTTCACCGTGCTGCCTGACAGCAATCCGGTCGGTGCGTATTTCAACGCTCTCTACAACACTGGCTACTATTACGACTTCTTGGGCTGGTCGCAGCTCATTGCGGCGATCTTGCTGCTGATTCCGAGAACGTCACACATCGGAACGCTCATTTTCTTTCCGATAATCGTGAACATCGCCGTTTTGACGAGTTCTGTCGGCTTTAAGGGCACGTGGGCGATCACGATATTGATGTCGTTGGCCGGACTTTATCTGGTCTGTTGGGAATACGACCGTCTCAAGCCGATCGTCTTTCGCAGCCGTTCGCAGCGGGCATCGGGATACAGCTGGCAGTTCTTGACGATACCGCTGTTCTTTGCGGCAGGCGGATTTGCGATGAGCGGAATCTGGCGACTGATGATGCTCGGAAACCTAAGTAACTATCTTTGGGCCGGAGCCGTACTGGCAGCCGTCGGTTTTGTATTCGGCATTCTCGTGACCATGCACTACCGTTTTATGCCGGTCGGAAGCCTTGCCGGCGATGAGCACGGAAGCGAAACGCAGCAGCCTCGGGCAAATACATCCGATCATCAGTGA
- a CDS encoding ABC transporter permease gives MKYKLQNLARQIGLILLVIWTVVSLVTLLIEFVPGSPATAILGETATQEQIDNFNVKHGLDRPAFFVTYSRENGLVWNGLNNRYAEYFGGLLRGDLGTSFRTDRPIRDMILERYPATIKLALASMLVAIAIAIPLGVLAGTNKGGMIDNAASFIALLGISLPTFVVGPFLVYFFAVKLGWLAATGSLYPEDIILPAVTLGAALSAILTRMVRSSVIEELGEDYVRTARAKGLSERTVVYKHVLKNGLIPVVTILGLQLGVLLAGSIITEKIFSWQGLGLLLLEDGIAKRDYRLVQGCVLVISVTYIFANSLTDLVYRWLDPRIRLS, from the coding sequence ATGAAATACAAGCTTCAAAATTTAGCCCGGCAGATCGGGTTGATACTTCTGGTCATTTGGACAGTCGTGTCGCTGGTCACATTGTTGATCGAATTCGTTCCGGGTTCGCCGGCGACCGCGATCCTTGGCGAAACGGCGACGCAGGAACAGATCGATAATTTCAACGTCAAACACGGACTCGACCGTCCGGCTTTTTTTGTAACCTATTCCCGTGAGAACGGTCTGGTGTGGAACGGCCTGAATAACAGATATGCCGAGTATTTCGGCGGGCTTCTTCGGGGCGATCTCGGAACATCGTTCAGGACCGATCGGCCGATCCGCGATATGATCCTTGAGCGTTATCCTGCGACGATAAAACTCGCTCTGGCATCGATGCTGGTTGCGATTGCTATTGCGATACCGCTTGGCGTGCTTGCCGGAACGAACAAAGGCGGCATGATCGACAATGCGGCATCGTTCATAGCGCTACTGGGAATATCCCTTCCTACTTTCGTCGTCGGGCCGTTTCTTGTTTACTTCTTTGCGGTCAAACTCGGTTGGCTTGCCGCCACGGGCAGCCTTTATCCGGAGGACATTATCCTTCCCGCCGTCACGCTCGGTGCGGCTCTATCCGCCATACTCACTCGAATGGTTCGTTCCAGCGTGATCGAAGAACTCGGTGAGGATTACGTCCGGACTGCCAGGGCGAAAGGCCTTAGTGAAAGAACCGTTGTCTACAAACACGTTTTGAAAAACGGGCTGATCCCGGTCGTTACGATATTGGGTCTTCAGCTCGGCGTTCTGCTTGCGGGTTCAATAATCACAGAGAAGATCTTCAGCTGGCAGGGCCTTGGGCTTTTGCTGCTGGAAGACGGCATTGCAAAACGAGATTACCGCCTGGTCCAGGGTTGTGTGCTGGTCATCAGCGTCACTTACATCTTCGCAAATTCACTGACAGATCTCGTTTACCGCTGGCTTGATCCGCGGATCAGACTTTCGTAG